From a single Streptomyces sp. NBC_00377 genomic region:
- a CDS encoding cupin domain-containing protein — protein MRITDQAGSVTSDDMGVHPGRDWFTVLSGTVVLYLGERVIRVETGQAASFSTMTPHTLRSDRGPAEILIILDHNGERSHLHS, from the coding sequence ATGCGCATCACCGACCAGGCGGGCAGCGTCACCTCTGACGACATGGGTGTCCATCCCGGCAGGGACTGGTTCACCGTGCTGTCCGGCACCGTCGTCCTCTACCTCGGCGAACGCGTCATCCGCGTCGAGACCGGCCAGGCCGCCTCGTTCTCCACCATGACCCCCCACACCCTCCGCAGCGACCGCGGCCCCGCCGAGATCCTGATCATCCTCGACCACAACGGCGAACGCAGTCATCTCCACAGCTGA
- a CDS encoding alpha/beta fold hydrolase → MPTFTAPDGTELAYHVRGVGEPLVVLPGGPMRASAYLGDLGGVAAHRRLVLLDLRGTGDSAAPADPATYRCDRQVDDVEALRAFLGQERIDVLAHSAGGSLALLYAARYPRRVSRLALITATPWALGRPATVEDRLTAARLREDEPWFAAAFPAFESWLTGGSDPDWSAVAAFFHGRWDDTARALEAATDEQTNAEAEERFFGAGAFDPPALRTALAAVTAPALVLAGEVDGGPRPELARVVADALPNAEFAVQPGAGHYPWLDDPRWFTRRVRAFLDGLG, encoded by the coding sequence ATGCCTACCTTCACCGCCCCGGACGGGACCGAACTCGCCTATCACGTACGGGGCGTGGGAGAGCCGCTCGTCGTCCTCCCCGGCGGCCCCATGCGCGCCTCCGCCTATCTCGGCGACCTCGGCGGTGTCGCCGCGCACCGCCGTCTGGTCCTCCTCGATCTGCGGGGCACCGGAGACTCCGCCGCCCCGGCCGACCCGGCGACGTACCGCTGCGACCGGCAGGTCGACGACGTCGAGGCCCTGCGCGCCTTCCTCGGACAGGAGCGGATCGACGTGCTCGCCCACTCGGCGGGCGGCAGCCTCGCGCTGCTCTACGCGGCCCGGTACCCGCGGCGGGTCTCCCGGCTGGCGCTGATCACCGCGACGCCGTGGGCCCTCGGCCGGCCGGCCACCGTCGAGGACCGGCTGACGGCGGCGCGGCTGCGCGAGGACGAACCGTGGTTCGCCGCCGCCTTCCCCGCGTTCGAGTCATGGCTCACGGGCGGGAGCGACCCCGACTGGTCCGCCGTCGCCGCGTTCTTCCACGGGCGGTGGGACGACACGGCCCGCGCCCTCGAAGCGGCCACGGACGAGCAGACCAACGCCGAGGCCGAGGAACGCTTCTTCGGTGCGGGCGCCTTCGACCCGCCCGCCCTGCGCACCGCCCTCGCGGCGGTGACCGCCCCGGCGCTGGTGCTCGCCGGTGAGGTGGACGGCGGACCCCGGCCCGAACTCGCCCGGGTCGTCGCCGACGCCCTCCCGAACGCCGAGTTCGCCGTACAGCCCGGCGCCGGCCACTACCCGTGGCTGGACGATCCGCGGTGGTTCACCCGACGCGTGCGCGCCTTCCTCGACGGCCTCGGCTGA
- a CDS encoding NAD(P)H-dependent flavin oxidoreductase: MQTELSKQLGIEHAVFGFTPFPAVAAAISRAGGFGVLGAVRYTAPGDLKRDLDWIEAHVDGRPYGLDVVMPAKKVEGVTEADVEAMIPEGHRQFVRDTLAKYGVPELAEGEASGWRITGWMEQVARSQLDVAFDYPIRLLANALGSPPADIVARAHERDVLVAALAGSARHALKHKEAGIDIVVAQGYEAGGHTGEIASMVLTPEAVDAVAPLPVLAAGGIGSGRQIAAAFALGAQGVWLGSLWLTTAEADLHSPALTRKLLAAGSGDTVRSRALTGKPARQLRTEWTDAWDAADGPGTLPMPLQGLLVADAVSRIQKYEVDPLLGTPVGQIVGRMNEVRSVRAVFDDLTRGFEQAVSRVNRIAGRSGT; the protein is encoded by the coding sequence ATGCAGACGGAGCTGAGCAAGCAACTGGGAATCGAGCACGCCGTCTTCGGCTTCACGCCGTTCCCCGCCGTCGCCGCCGCCATCAGCCGCGCCGGCGGCTTCGGCGTGCTCGGCGCGGTCCGCTACACCGCACCCGGCGACCTCAAACGCGACCTCGACTGGATCGAGGCCCATGTCGACGGCAGACCGTACGGACTCGACGTCGTCATGCCCGCGAAGAAGGTCGAAGGCGTCACGGAGGCGGACGTCGAGGCGATGATCCCCGAAGGGCACCGGCAGTTCGTGCGGGACACCCTCGCCAAGTACGGGGTGCCCGAGCTGGCCGAGGGCGAGGCGTCGGGATGGCGCATCACCGGCTGGATGGAACAGGTCGCCCGCAGCCAGCTCGACGTCGCCTTCGACTACCCGATCCGGCTGCTGGCCAACGCCCTCGGCTCCCCGCCCGCGGACATCGTCGCCCGCGCCCACGAGCGGGACGTGCTCGTCGCCGCGCTCGCCGGAAGCGCGCGGCACGCGCTCAAGCACAAGGAGGCGGGCATCGACATCGTGGTGGCGCAGGGCTACGAGGCCGGCGGCCACACCGGTGAGATCGCGTCGATGGTGCTCACCCCGGAGGCCGTGGACGCCGTCGCCCCCCTCCCCGTCCTCGCCGCCGGGGGTATCGGCAGCGGCCGGCAGATCGCCGCCGCCTTCGCGCTCGGCGCCCAGGGCGTATGGCTGGGGTCCCTGTGGCTGACGACCGCCGAGGCCGACCTGCACTCGCCCGCCCTCACCCGCAAACTCCTCGCGGCCGGCTCCGGTGACACCGTCCGCTCCCGCGCCCTCACCGGCAAGCCCGCACGCCAGCTGCGCACCGAATGGACCGACGCCTGGGACGCAGCCGACGGGCCCGGCACCCTCCCCATGCCGCTCCAGGGCCTGCTCGTGGCCGACGCCGTCTCGCGCATCCAGAAGTACGAGGTCGACCCCCTGCTCGGCACGCCCGTCGGCCAGATCGTCGGCCGGATGAACGAGGTCCGCAGCGTCCGGGCCGTCTTCGACGACCTCACCCGCGGCTTCGAACAGGCCGTGAGCCGCGTCAACCGCATCGCCGGAAGGAGCGGAACGTGA
- the paaK gene encoding phenylacetate--CoA ligase PaaK → MTDARNLLDEGERLDEDALRTLQRERLRASLRHAYAHVPFYRESFDRAGVHPDDFRDLGDLSRFPFTTKADLREHYPYGMFAVPRDRVRRIHASSGTTGRPTIVGYTDADLSMWADMVARSIRAAGGRPGDTVHVAYGYGLFTGGLGAHYGAERLGCTVIPASGGMTSRQVRLILDLEPRIIMVTPSYMLTLLDEFERQGVDPRSTSLRVGVFGAEPWTERMRQEIEERFAIDAVDIYGLSEVIGPGVAQECVETKDGLHIWEDHFFPEVVDPITGEVLPEGEEGELVFTSLTKEAMPVVRYRTRDLTRLLPGTARVFRRMRKVTGRSDDLVILRGVNVFPTQIEEIVLRTPGVGPHFQLRLTREGRLDALTVRAEARPDATPQDRDTAARAIAAAVKDGIGVSVAVEIVDPQSLERSVGKIKRIADLRMRES, encoded by the coding sequence ATGACGGACGCGAGGAACCTGCTGGACGAGGGCGAGCGCCTCGACGAGGACGCCCTGCGCACCCTGCAACGGGAGCGGCTGCGGGCCTCGCTGCGCCACGCGTACGCCCACGTGCCTTTCTACCGGGAGTCGTTCGACAGGGCCGGCGTCCACCCCGACGACTTCCGCGACCTCGGCGACCTGTCGCGCTTCCCCTTCACCACCAAGGCCGACCTGCGCGAGCACTACCCGTACGGGATGTTCGCCGTGCCCCGGGACCGGGTCCGCCGCATCCACGCCTCCAGCGGCACCACCGGACGCCCGACGATCGTCGGCTACACGGACGCCGACCTGTCCATGTGGGCGGACATGGTGGCCCGTTCGATCCGCGCCGCCGGCGGCCGACCCGGCGACACCGTCCATGTGGCCTACGGGTACGGTCTGTTCACCGGCGGCCTCGGCGCCCACTACGGCGCCGAGCGCCTCGGCTGTACGGTGATCCCCGCCTCCGGCGGCATGACGTCCCGTCAGGTCCGGCTGATCCTGGACCTGGAGCCCCGGATCATCATGGTGACCCCCTCCTACATGCTCACGCTGCTCGACGAGTTCGAGCGCCAGGGCGTCGACCCGCGCTCCACGTCACTGCGCGTGGGCGTGTTCGGCGCCGAGCCGTGGACGGAACGGATGCGCCAGGAGATCGAGGAGCGGTTCGCGATCGACGCCGTCGACATCTACGGGCTGTCGGAGGTGATCGGTCCCGGGGTGGCGCAGGAGTGCGTGGAGACGAAGGACGGCCTGCACATCTGGGAGGACCACTTCTTCCCCGAGGTCGTCGACCCCATCACCGGCGAGGTGCTCCCGGAGGGCGAGGAGGGCGAACTGGTCTTCACCTCGCTCACCAAGGAGGCGATGCCGGTCGTCCGCTACCGCACCCGTGACCTGACCCGGCTGCTGCCGGGCACGGCCCGCGTCTTCCGGCGGATGCGCAAGGTGACCGGCCGCAGCGACGACCTGGTGATCCTGCGCGGGGTGAACGTCTTCCCGACCCAGATCGAGGAGATCGTGCTCCGCACCCCGGGCGTGGGGCCCCACTTCCAGCTCCGTCTGACCCGCGAGGGCCGCCTCGACGCCCTGACGGTCCGTGCGGAGGCCCGCCCCGACGCCACCCCGCAGGACCGTGACACGGCCGCGCGCGCCATCGCGGCGGCCGTGAAGGACGGCATCGGCGTGTCCGTCGCCGTCGAGATCGTCGACCCGCAGTCGCTGGAGCGGTCGGTCGGCAAGATCAAGCGGATCGCGGACCTGCGGATGCGGGAGTCATGA
- a CDS encoding fibronectin type III domain-containing protein translates to MAVVVATALICSTGVSAEAAPGRQPVLAQLATEDLNGTVTAEADGDLTFTLDPRVTYDSTAMQQRLDETEALNPRLSDTVKAELEQFPVGIGSESASEWVDFDGTLRMTADHTGLSLTINASDVQASETWSQWAFAMAMGYLSKYLTVLGCLYLFPELARACSIVGGFTGALIRGLVTQFFNHQLGDAGAYQKTFLKALKAALWVYAKGKLLDWLESKFPGLVTELSNALREQAWSWAKDAANWVAEVLRDMAEMLPDGIAEWGPPPPGTADAPLRVMVVGDSMTQGDEGDWTWRYRLWEWFKDQGVNVDFVGPYSGTKNPPEAAAPAPPPFQGSPPTPSGPPPTTGGYSADADPAFDRDHFAVWGRQAAQDKTLIRQVVQNYKPDLLLVGLGFNDMGWFVSGPEGTLDSMRTLVSEARAAKPDINFALANVPQRTRIGGREDLIVNTDAYNRMLADAIPQWSTILSPVALVDWRGNYGCGPDSCPAGYDGLHPNALGEFQIAQAFERTLHTTYHLGFSVPGFSGPLFRPTPTPSNVSAEAVPSGIKVTWDRAYGAHGYDVQYRIRGAADWSQFHVSTNRFDTAWTIDGLAWEYQVRTNNGDQTSDWSPVVSAISHPQTAPPPTDIATHATATGVDVSWTPPTGDFTGSIDRYEVITWDVDTPGTFIESVGVRGTSGHIGGLIPGRRYLIAVATWNAVGGGLPEIAHSVIVGGGTPAVPTGLKVTSTDPTTVQLSWNGSSGAAGYQVWIRSTSVDSGGTYEPDTTTADSTSHTVAFLFPGTWNYEFCVSAFNGNDESRRSDCVVAPRPPDTGAGDPATGDNPAGPFAAEVSPPALMVPGSALDEFAQLNKLAQSVQLPTSTTW, encoded by the coding sequence GTGGCCGTCGTGGTGGCAACGGCACTGATCTGTAGCACGGGGGTGTCGGCCGAGGCGGCACCAGGCCGGCAGCCGGTCCTCGCGCAGCTGGCCACCGAGGATCTGAACGGTACGGTGACCGCCGAGGCCGACGGGGATCTAACGTTCACCCTTGACCCGCGCGTCACGTACGACTCGACGGCCATGCAGCAGCGGCTCGACGAGACCGAGGCCCTGAATCCTCGCCTGAGCGACACGGTCAAGGCGGAGCTTGAGCAGTTCCCGGTGGGTATTGGCAGCGAAAGTGCCTCGGAGTGGGTGGATTTCGACGGCACGCTGAGAATGACGGCCGACCACACCGGCCTGTCCCTCACCATCAACGCTTCGGATGTACAGGCTTCCGAGACCTGGTCGCAGTGGGCGTTCGCCATGGCGATGGGCTATCTGTCCAAGTATCTGACTGTATTAGGTTGCTTGTACCTCTTTCCTGAACTAGCCCGCGCCTGCTCCATCGTCGGGGGATTCACCGGTGCCCTCATCAGAGGCCTCGTCACCCAGTTCTTCAACCATCAGTTGGGGGATGCGGGGGCGTACCAGAAGACCTTTCTGAAGGCGTTGAAGGCGGCACTTTGGGTGTACGCGAAGGGCAAGCTCCTGGACTGGCTGGAATCGAAATTCCCCGGGCTCGTCACGGAGTTGAGCAACGCGCTGAGGGAACAGGCGTGGTCGTGGGCGAAGGACGCTGCGAACTGGGTCGCCGAAGTGCTCAGGGATATGGCCGAGATGCTTCCTGACGGGATAGCGGAGTGGGGTCCGCCGCCGCCGGGTACCGCTGACGCGCCGCTCAGGGTCATGGTGGTGGGCGACTCGATGACCCAGGGCGACGAAGGGGACTGGACATGGCGTTACCGTCTGTGGGAATGGTTCAAGGACCAAGGTGTCAACGTCGACTTCGTCGGCCCGTACAGCGGCACCAAGAATCCACCGGAGGCCGCCGCCCCGGCCCCGCCGCCGTTCCAGGGCTCCCCGCCTACACCTTCGGGCCCACCCCCCACCACCGGCGGGTACAGCGCAGACGCAGACCCCGCCTTCGACAGAGACCACTTCGCCGTGTGGGGCCGACAGGCAGCGCAGGACAAGACGCTCATCCGCCAGGTGGTGCAGAATTACAAGCCCGACCTGCTGCTGGTCGGGCTCGGGTTCAACGATATGGGCTGGTTCGTCAGCGGCCCCGAGGGAACTCTCGACAGCATGAGGACGCTGGTCAGCGAGGCCCGCGCCGCGAAGCCCGACATCAACTTCGCCCTGGCCAACGTGCCGCAGCGAACCCGTATCGGGGGCCGTGAGGACTTGATCGTCAACACCGACGCGTACAACCGGATGCTCGCCGACGCGATTCCGCAGTGGAGCACCATTCTCTCCCCTGTGGCTCTCGTCGACTGGCGCGGCAACTACGGCTGCGGACCCGACAGTTGCCCGGCCGGCTACGACGGCCTGCACCCCAACGCTCTCGGCGAGTTCCAGATCGCCCAGGCTTTCGAGCGTACCCTGCACACCACGTACCACCTCGGCTTCAGTGTGCCAGGCTTCTCCGGGCCACTGTTCCGGCCAACCCCCACGCCGAGCAACGTCAGTGCCGAGGCCGTTCCGTCCGGCATCAAGGTGACCTGGGACCGCGCCTACGGCGCCCATGGCTACGACGTCCAGTACCGGATCCGGGGCGCTGCGGACTGGAGCCAGTTCCATGTGTCGACGAACCGCTTCGACACCGCGTGGACCATCGACGGCCTGGCGTGGGAATACCAGGTCCGTACCAACAACGGCGACCAGACCTCCGACTGGTCCCCGGTGGTCAGCGCGATCTCCCACCCGCAGACCGCCCCACCGCCGACTGACATCGCCACCCACGCCACCGCCACCGGTGTCGACGTCTCATGGACGCCGCCGACCGGTGACTTCACCGGTTCGATCGACCGCTACGAGGTCATCACCTGGGACGTGGACACCCCCGGCACGTTCATCGAGAGCGTGGGGGTCCGGGGCACATCGGGGCACATCGGCGGCCTCATACCCGGGCGCCGCTACTTGATCGCGGTGGCGACATGGAATGCAGTCGGCGGTGGCCTGCCCGAGATCGCCCATTCGGTAATCGTCGGCGGCGGCACCCCTGCGGTGCCGACCGGCCTGAAGGTCACCTCCACCGATCCCACCACCGTTCAGCTGTCCTGGAACGGATCGAGCGGGGCAGCCGGATACCAGGTCTGGATCCGTAGCACATCCGTCGACAGCGGCGGCACCTACGAACCGGACACCACCACCGCAGACAGCACCAGCCACACTGTCGCCTTCCTGTTCCCCGGTACCTGGAACTACGAGTTCTGCGTCAGTGCGTTCAACGGGAACGACGAGTCGCGTCGCTCCGACTGCGTGGTCGCACCACGACCCCCTGACACGGGGGCGGGAGATCCTGCGACGGGTGACAACCCCGCCGGTCCTTTTGCCGCGGAAGTCTCACCGCCCGCGCTGATGGTCCCGGGCAGTGCGCTCGATGAGTTCGCTCAGCTCAATAAGCTTGCTCAATCTGTTCAGCTGCCGACCTCGACGACCTGGTAG
- a CDS encoding acyl-CoA synthetase, which yields MTPGHGSTVDGVLRRSARRTPARVAVEYRDRTWTYEELDEAVSRAAGVLLGEGLTPGDRVGAYGHNSDAYLIAFLACARAGLVHVPVNQNLTGEDLAYIVRQSGSALVLADPGLAARLPAGTRHMPLRDADDSLLARLPATPAHDGPEPRTDDLVQLLYTSGTTALPKGAMMTHRALVHEYLSAITALDLSAGDRPAHSLPLYHSAQLHVFLLPYLAVGATNIILDGPDGDRLFDLIEADRVDSLFAPPTVWIALANRPDFATRDLSGLRKAYYGASIMPVPVLERLRERLPGLGFYNCFGQSEIGPLATVLAPDEHKGRLESCGRTVLFVDARVVDENGEDVPDGTSGEIVYRSPQLCEGYWDKPEETAAAFRDGWFHSGDLAVRDAHGYFTIVDRVKDVINSGGVLVASRQVEDVLYTHDAVAEAAVIGLPDEKWVEAVTAVVVARGKVTEEELVAHARAHLAHFKAPKRVVFVEELPRNASGKILKRELRERFAS from the coding sequence ATGACGCCCGGACATGGCAGCACGGTCGACGGGGTGCTGCGGCGCAGCGCCCGCCGCACCCCGGCCCGGGTCGCGGTCGAGTACCGCGACCGCACCTGGACCTACGAGGAACTCGACGAGGCCGTCTCACGCGCCGCGGGCGTCCTGCTCGGCGAGGGCCTCACGCCCGGCGACCGGGTCGGCGCCTACGGCCACAACTCCGACGCCTACCTCATCGCCTTCCTCGCCTGCGCCCGCGCGGGCCTGGTGCACGTGCCGGTCAACCAGAACCTGACCGGCGAGGACCTGGCGTACATCGTCCGCCAGTCGGGCAGCGCCCTGGTCCTCGCCGACCCCGGCCTCGCCGCCCGACTCCCCGCCGGCACACGGCACATGCCCCTGCGCGACGCCGACGACTCGCTCCTCGCGCGGCTCCCCGCGACGCCCGCCCACGACGGTCCCGAGCCGCGCACCGACGACCTGGTGCAGCTGCTGTACACCTCGGGAACCACGGCTCTGCCCAAGGGCGCGATGATGACCCACCGCGCCCTGGTGCACGAGTACCTGAGCGCGATCACCGCCCTCGACCTGAGCGCCGGCGACCGTCCCGCGCACTCCCTCCCGCTGTACCACTCGGCGCAACTGCACGTGTTCCTGCTGCCGTACCTCGCGGTCGGCGCCACGAACATCATCCTGGACGGACCCGACGGCGACCGTCTCTTCGACCTCATCGAGGCGGACCGCGTCGACAGCCTGTTCGCCCCGCCGACGGTGTGGATCGCCCTCGCGAACCGCCCCGACTTCGCGACCCGTGACCTGAGCGGGCTGCGCAAGGCGTACTACGGGGCGTCGATCATGCCGGTGCCGGTCCTGGAACGCCTGCGCGAACGCCTGCCCGGCCTGGGGTTCTACAACTGCTTCGGCCAGAGCGAGATCGGCCCGCTGGCCACCGTCCTCGCACCCGACGAGCACAAGGGCCGGCTGGAGTCCTGCGGACGCACCGTCCTGTTCGTGGACGCCCGTGTCGTCGACGAGAACGGCGAGGACGTCCCCGACGGCACCTCCGGCGAGATCGTCTACCGGTCCCCACAGCTGTGCGAGGGCTACTGGGACAAGCCGGAGGAGACGGCGGCGGCCTTCCGCGACGGCTGGTTCCACTCCGGCGACCTCGCCGTGCGGGACGCCCACGGCTACTTCACCATCGTCGACCGAGTGAAGGACGTCATCAACTCCGGCGGCGTACTGGTCGCCTCCCGCCAGGTCGAGGACGTGCTGTACACCCACGACGCGGTCGCCGAGGCCGCCGTGATCGGCCTGCCCGACGAGAAGTGGGTCGAGGCCGTCACGGCCGTGGTCGTCGCCCGCGGCAAGGTCACCGAAGAGGAACTCGTCGCCCACGCCCGTGCGCACCTTGCGCACTTCAAGGCGCCGAAGCGGGTCGTCTTCGTGGAGGAGCTGCCCCGCAATGCCAGCGGCAAGATCCTCAAGCGCGAACTGCGCGAACGGTTCGCCTCATGA
- a CDS encoding phytoene desaturase family protein, whose amino-acid sequence MPAHEGIQGHQGRQGHGDRPGHRAYDAVIVGGGHNGLVAAAYLARAGRSVLVLERLDHTGGAAVSTRPFAGVDARLSRYSYLVSLLPRKILRDLGLDFRLQGRTISSYTPVERGGRPTGLLVGGGEERTREVFARLTGGEHEYAAWERFYAMTGHVARRVFPTLTEPLPTRDELRRRVDDEEAWRTLFEEPVGVAVEERFADDLVRGVVLTDALIGTFADAHDPSLKQNRCFLYHVIGGGTGAWDVPVGGMGALTDALAAAAREAGAVLATGHEAVRIDTDGRTAEVAYRTADGEGVVAARHVLVNASPQALAALTGDEPPAPAEGAQLKVNMLLTRLPRLRDSSVDPREAFAGTFHIAEGYEQLATAHAQAAAGELPTAPPSEIYCHSLTDPTILGPDLVAKGYQTLTLFGLHTPARLFDRDNDGVREELLRTTLAQLEAHLAEPLADCLATDADGRPCIEAKTPLDLERDLGLPGGNIFHRDLAWPYAQEGAGRWGVETRHANVLLCGAGAVRGGGVSGVPGHNAAMAVLEEPADGTAQPHAQQI is encoded by the coding sequence ATGCCTGCACACGAGGGAATCCAGGGACATCAGGGCCGCCAGGGGCACGGGGACCGCCCGGGACATCGCGCCTACGACGCCGTGATCGTCGGCGGCGGACACAACGGTCTGGTCGCCGCGGCCTATCTGGCCAGGGCCGGCCGGTCCGTGCTGGTCCTGGAACGGCTCGACCACACCGGGGGCGCCGCCGTCTCCACCCGCCCGTTCGCCGGCGTGGACGCCCGGCTCTCCCGCTACTCCTACCTGGTCAGCCTGCTGCCGCGGAAGATCCTGCGGGACCTGGGGCTGGACTTCCGCCTCCAGGGCCGCACCATCTCCTCGTACACCCCCGTCGAGCGCGGTGGGCGGCCCACCGGGCTGCTCGTCGGCGGCGGCGAGGAACGCACCCGTGAGGTGTTCGCCCGGCTGACCGGCGGCGAGCACGAGTACGCGGCCTGGGAGCGCTTCTACGCCATGACCGGGCACGTCGCCCGGCGGGTGTTCCCCACCCTCACCGAACCGCTGCCCACCCGGGACGAGCTGCGCCGCCGCGTCGACGACGAGGAGGCGTGGCGGACCCTGTTCGAGGAGCCCGTGGGGGTCGCCGTCGAGGAGCGCTTCGCGGACGACCTGGTGCGCGGTGTGGTCCTGACCGACGCCCTCATCGGCACCTTCGCCGACGCCCACGACCCCTCCCTGAAGCAGAACCGCTGCTTCCTCTACCACGTGATCGGCGGCGGCACCGGCGCCTGGGACGTCCCGGTCGGCGGGATGGGCGCCCTGACCGACGCGCTGGCCGCAGCCGCCCGGGAAGCGGGCGCCGTCCTGGCCACCGGGCACGAGGCGGTACGCATCGACACGGACGGCCGTACCGCCGAGGTCGCCTACCGCACCGCCGACGGCGAGGGCGTCGTCGCGGCGCGGCACGTCCTGGTGAACGCCTCCCCGCAGGCCCTCGCGGCCCTCACCGGCGACGAGCCGCCCGCCCCCGCCGAGGGCGCCCAGCTCAAGGTCAACATGCTGCTCACCCGGCTGCCGAGGCTGCGCGACAGCTCCGTCGACCCGCGTGAGGCGTTCGCCGGCACCTTCCACATCGCCGAGGGCTACGAACAGCTCGCCACCGCCCACGCCCAGGCGGCCGCCGGTGAGCTGCCCACCGCCCCGCCCTCCGAGATCTACTGCCACTCCCTCACCGATCCCACCATCCTCGGACCGGACCTGGTGGCGAAGGGCTACCAGACCCTGACCCTGTTCGGCCTGCACACGCCCGCCCGCCTCTTCGACCGGGACAACGACGGCGTGCGCGAGGAACTCCTGAGGACGACCCTCGCCCAGCTGGAGGCCCACCTGGCCGAACCCCTCGCGGACTGTCTGGCCACCGACGCCGACGGCCGCCCCTGCATCGAGGCGAAGACCCCGCTGGACCTGGAACGCGACCTCGGTCTGCCCGGCGGCAACATCTTCCACCGCGACCTGGCCTGGCCGTACGCCCAGGAGGGCGCCGGGCGCTGGGGCGTGGAGACCCGGCACGCCAACGTGCTGCTGTGCGGGGCGGGCGCGGTACGCGGCGGCGGGGTGAGCGGGGTACCGGGCCACAACGCGGCGATGGCGGTGCTGGAGGAGCCCGCCGACGGCACGGCACAGCCGCACGCCCAACAAATCTGA
- a CDS encoding acyl-CoA synthetase, producing MTSTPPAGFWAQAAQDPDRTVLIAPDGEKWSAGRLHAAANRLVHGLRAAGLERGDAFAVVLPNSAEFFAAHLAATQAGFYLVPVNHHLVGPEIAWIVSDSGAKVLLAHERFADQARRAADEAALPATHRYAVGEVEGFRPYAELLDGQPESAPADRTLGWVMNYTSGTTGRPRGIRRPLPGKLPEEAYLGGFLGIFGVRPFDGNVHLVCSPLYHTAVLQFAAASLHIGHPLVLMDKWTPQEMLRLIDAHDCTHTHMVPTQFHRLLALPADVRARYDVSSMRHAIHGAAPCPDHVKRAMIDWWGACVEEYYAASEGGGAFATAEDWLKKPGTVGKAWPISELAIFDDDGNRLPAGELGTVYMKMTTGGFAYHKDEDKTRKNRIGDFFTVGDLGVLDEDGYLFLRDRKIDLIISGGVNIYPAEIESALLAHPAVADAAAFGIPHDDWGEQVKAVVEPAPGHEPGPALTAALLDHCADRLAGYKRPRSIDFITEMPRDPNGKLYKRRLREPYWEGRTRPV from the coding sequence GTGACCAGCACACCCCCCGCGGGCTTCTGGGCCCAGGCGGCCCAGGACCCCGACCGCACGGTCCTGATCGCGCCCGACGGAGAGAAGTGGAGCGCCGGACGCCTGCACGCCGCCGCCAACCGGCTCGTGCACGGACTGCGCGCCGCCGGACTGGAACGCGGCGACGCCTTCGCCGTCGTCCTGCCCAACTCGGCGGAGTTCTTCGCCGCCCACCTCGCGGCCACCCAGGCCGGTTTCTACCTCGTCCCCGTCAACCACCACCTGGTGGGACCGGAGATCGCCTGGATCGTGTCCGACTCCGGCGCCAAGGTCCTCCTCGCCCACGAGCGGTTCGCCGACCAGGCACGCAGGGCCGCCGACGAGGCCGCTCTGCCCGCCACCCACCGGTACGCCGTCGGCGAGGTCGAGGGCTTCCGCCCGTACGCCGAACTTCTCGACGGACAACCGGAGTCGGCGCCCGCCGACCGCACCCTCGGCTGGGTCATGAACTACACCTCCGGCACGACGGGACGCCCGCGCGGCATCCGGCGCCCTCTGCCCGGCAAGCTGCCCGAGGAGGCCTACCTCGGCGGATTCCTCGGCATCTTCGGCGTCCGGCCCTTCGACGGCAACGTGCATCTCGTCTGCTCGCCGCTCTACCACACGGCGGTGCTCCAGTTCGCGGCCGCGTCCCTGCACATCGGCCACCCGCTGGTGCTGATGGACAAGTGGACGCCGCAGGAGATGCTCCGCCTCATAGACGCCCACGACTGCACGCACACCCACATGGTCCCGACCCAGTTCCACCGCCTGCTGGCCCTCCCCGCGGACGTACGGGCGCGCTACGACGTGTCGTCCATGCGCCACGCCATCCACGGCGCCGCGCCCTGCCCCGACCATGTGAAGCGAGCCATGATCGACTGGTGGGGCGCCTGCGTGGAGGAGTACTACGCGGCCAGCGAGGGCGGCGGCGCCTTCGCCACGGCCGAGGACTGGCTCAAGAAGCCCGGCACGGTCGGCAAGGCCTGGCCCATCAGCGAGCTGGCGATCTTCGACGACGACGGCAACCGGCTGCCGGCCGGTGAACTCGGCACCGTGTACATGAAGATGACGACCGGCGGCTTCGCCTACCACAAGGACGAGGACAAGACGCGCAAGAACCGCATCGGTGACTTCTTCACCGTCGGTGACCTCGGCGTGCTCGACGAGGACGGCTACCTCTTCCTGCGCGACCGCAAGATCGACCTGATCATCTCGGGCGGCGTCAACATCTATCCCGCCGAGATCGAGTCCGCGCTGCTCGCCCATCCGGCCGTCGCCGACGCCGCGGCCTTCGGCATCCCGCACGACGACTGGGGCGAGCAGGTCAAGGCCGTGGTCGAACCGGCCCCCGGCCACGAGCCCGGGCCCGCCCTCACCGCAGCCCTCCTCGACCACTGCGCCGACCGGCTGGCCGGCTACAAACGCCCCAGGAGCATCGACTTCATCACCGAGATGCCCCGCGACCCCAACGGCAAGCTCTACAAGCGGCGCCTGCGGGAGCCGTACTGGGAGGGCCGCACGCGCCCGGTGTGA